The Castanea sativa cultivar Marrone di Chiusa Pesio chromosome 11, ASM4071231v1 genome contains a region encoding:
- the LOC142617858 gene encoding autophagy-related protein 3, translating into MVLTQKLHEAFKGTVERITGPRTVSAFKEKGVLSVSEFVTAGDNLVSKCPTWSWESGEPNKRKSYLPPEKQFLITRNVPCLRRAASVEEEYEAAGGEVLLDNEDNDGWLATHGKPKDKSDEAENLPSMETLEISSKNKTVKSIPSHFGDQDEEDIPDMADYEEPDNIETDAATLPSTYLVAEEPDDDNILRTRTYDVSITYDKYYQTPRVWLTGYDESRMLLQPELVLEDVSQDHARKTVTIEDHPHLPGKHASVHPCRHGAVMKKIIDVLMSHGVEPEVDKYLFLFLKFVASVIPTIEYDYTMDFDLGSSSN; encoded by the exons atggtTCTGACGCAGAAGCTTCACGAAGCGTTCAAAGGAACGGTGGAGAGAATCACAGGTCCTCGCACCGTCTCCGCTTTCAAAGAGAAAGGCGTTCTCAGCGTCTCCGAGTTCGTCACCGCCGGCGATAACCTCGTCTCCAAATGCCCTACCTGGTCCTG GGAATCAGGCGAGCCAAACAAGAGGAAGTCATACTTGCCACCAGAGAAGCAGTTTTTAATTACTAGAAATG TCCCTTGTCTACGAAGGGCTGCATCAGTCGAAGAGGAATATGAAGCTGCAGGTGGGGAGGTTCTTCTTGATAATGAAGACAATGACGGCTGGTTGGCAACCCATGGGAAGCCAAAGG ATAAAAGCGATGAGGCAGAAAACTTGCCTTCTATGGAGACTTTAGAAATCAGCAGCAAGAACAAGACTGTAAAGTCAATACCCTCACACTTTGGAGATCAAGATGAAGAAGATATTCCTGACATGGCCGATTACGAAGAACCTGACAATATTGAAACAGATGCT GCTACACTTCCATCCACATATCTTGTTGCTGAGGAACCTGATGATGACAATATTTTACGGACTCGAACCTATGATGTCAGCATCAC GTATGACAAATATTATCAAACTCCTCGTGTGTGGCTTACTGGGTATGATGAG TCAAGGATGCTTTTGCAACCAGAGCTTGTACTTGAAGATGTCAGTCAAGATCATGCACGCAAAACA GTAACCATTGAGGACCATCCGCACTTGCCTGGAAAGCATGCATCAGTGCATCCATGCCGACATGGGGCTGTGATGAAAAAGATCATCGATGTACTGATGTCACATGGAGTTGAACCAGAAGTTGATAA gtaCCTTTTCTTATTCTTGAAATTTGTTGCCTCTGTAATTCCAACAATTGAATATGACTACACCATGGACTTTGATCTTGGTAGCTCCAGCAATTAA